One Nostoc sp. UHCC 0302 DNA window includes the following coding sequences:
- a CDS encoding AAA family ATPase — MVKLTGYQILGQIYYGRRTLVYRGIREKDQKPVVIKLLRSEFPSFNELVQFRNQYTIAKNLHLPGIIETYSLENYQNSYALVMEDFGGISLKEKMETKRDTVNGFREFLLIAIQVVTTLEGLYRHRVIHKDIKPANILINPTTREVKLIDFSIASLLPKETQVITSPNVLEGTLAYLSPEQTGRMNRLVDYRTDFYSLGVTFYELLTGKLPFTSTDSMELVHCHIAKQPQKIHSLNPFVPPVICEIIDKLMAKNAEDRYQSANGLKYDLETCLRQWEETGKIDTFKIGQRDSCDRLLIPEKLYGREKDVETLLTSFERVSAGAKELILVAGFSGIGKTAVVNEVHKPIVRQRGYFIKGKFDQFQRNIPFSAFVEAFRDLMKQLLSETNAQLEVWKSKILSVLGENAQVIVEVIPELEWIIGKQPPATELSGNAAQNRFNLLLQKFIQAFTIKKHPLVIFLDDLQWADLASLKLMQLLMSEADTSYLLMIGAYRDNEVSTAHPLMLTLSEICKAEITVNTINLTPLNQSDLNQLIIDTLSYPIELALPLTQLIHQKTQGNPFFTTQFIKSLYEEGLITFDLNNAYWQCDISQVKALAITNDVVEFIALQLQKFSEATKLVLKLAACIGNQFDLATLAIIYHKSEAEIAADLWEPLQEGLVIPTSEVYKLFQDDSNVSNYEQLATGKELTFTYRFLHDRVQQAAYLLIPENEKQSTHLKIGQSLLSNASESELKENIFKIVNHLNIGKYLISSKIEREQLAQLNLIAGRKAKSATAYVAATKYITTAIKLLAVDSWQNQYELALTLHSEMAELAYLNGDFEEMEQWLQVLLQHGKQLRDKVKAYEVRILSQVAQNRMSEAVQMGIEILNLLGEELPTQPTPVDINHALQETHLALTKQPIEDLLDLQLMVEPDKLAAMNIMTTIAAPVYMVMPELYPLILAKQINLSLKYGNTATSLFGYFGYGVILCGVLGDIEFGYQLGQLSLKLFEKLNAKEFTAKVCVAIYSTLYHCKQHIRETLSPLQTGYSSGLEIGDLEYASYNAHVYLSYSYFSGQELSALAEEMATYSQGVAQLQQEPSLHRIQLFQQVVLNLLSKTQNPCSLIGDAYNEEIMLPLHQERNDHSMIYYFYINKQILYYLFADYIQAFDHAEKAHNFLQNAVGNFAVPIFYFYDSLIQLILYANVSHNEQIDILKRVEANQEKMQNWSHHAPMNFLHKFQLVEAERCRVIGEYVEAIEFYDRAISGAKKNEYIQEEALANELAAKFYLGWGKEKIAQVYLTEAYYCYVRWGALAKLDDLETRYPELLAPIIKSKNIVSNPVFNYSTTLTTHISTSSSVSAALDLVTVMKASQAFTSEIKLDKLLSILMQVVMENAGSEKCKLILLKNDALFIEAMAVFGEETILESIPVEQSQDIPITLINYVYRTRTTLVFDDGKLQPAFAADSYIIRHQPKSILCTPILNQGKLIGLLYLENNLTVGAFTSDRVEVLRLLCVQAAISLENAQLYQNLLQSEAREREKASELERYLQQLQQAQLQLVQNEKMATLGNLVAGVAHEINNPLGFISGSLNNAEDFVKDLIHHLKIYQQHYPNPVPAIQENAEEIDLEFLTQDLPKLISSMKLGTGRIRNISTSLRTFSRADTLEKVACNIHEGIESTLLILKYRLKANEQRPAIEVIQKYSKLPPVKCFLGQLNQVFMNIIANAIDILDEVSLKHSFDELKANPNQITIRTEVLADEKAVIIGIKDNGSGMSQAVKAQIFDHLFTTKDVGRGTGLGLSIARQIVEETHGGKLTCISAPGEGTEFIIQIPM, encoded by the coding sequence ATGGTGAAACTGACTGGTTATCAAATCCTTGGACAAATCTATTATGGTCGCAGAACTCTTGTGTATCGCGGAATAAGAGAAAAAGACCAAAAACCCGTTGTGATTAAACTGCTGCGGAGTGAGTTCCCTAGTTTTAATGAACTAGTCCAGTTCCGCAATCAGTACACCATTGCTAAAAATCTTCACCTTCCTGGGATCATTGAAACCTACAGTCTAGAAAATTATCAGAATAGTTATGCCTTAGTGATGGAAGATTTTGGCGGTATCTCCCTTAAAGAAAAGATGGAAACAAAAAGGGATACTGTCAATGGATTTCGGGAATTTCTTTTGATTGCCATTCAAGTTGTCACCACCCTAGAAGGATTATATCGCCACCGCGTAATTCACAAAGACATTAAACCTGCAAACATCCTGATTAACCCGACTACCAGAGAAGTTAAACTTATCGACTTTAGCATTGCCTCTTTGTTACCAAAAGAAACACAGGTAATTACTAGTCCCAATGTCTTAGAAGGAACTCTTGCTTATCTCTCCCCAGAACAAACTGGACGGATGAACCGTTTAGTTGACTATCGCACTGATTTTTATTCTTTGGGTGTCACATTTTACGAACTACTAACTGGAAAACTTCCCTTCACTAGTACTGACTCAATGGAGTTAGTGCATTGTCATATTGCTAAACAACCCCAGAAAATTCACAGTTTAAATCCTTTCGTTCCGCCAGTTATCTGTGAAATTATTGATAAACTGATGGCGAAAAATGCTGAAGACCGCTATCAGAGTGCTAACGGCTTGAAGTACGACCTAGAAACGTGCTTGCGTCAGTGGGAAGAAACAGGAAAAATTGACACCTTCAAAATTGGACAACGGGATAGTTGCGATCGCTTACTGATTCCCGAAAAACTTTATGGTCGTGAAAAAGACGTAGAAACATTACTCACTTCCTTTGAACGAGTTAGTGCTGGAGCAAAAGAATTAATCCTAGTGGCAGGGTTTTCGGGGATTGGCAAAACTGCTGTAGTCAATGAAGTTCACAAACCCATCGTCCGACAACGCGGTTATTTTATCAAAGGAAAATTTGACCAGTTTCAACGCAACATTCCGTTCTCGGCATTTGTAGAAGCCTTTCGAGACTTGATGAAGCAACTTTTAAGCGAAACAAATGCTCAGTTAGAGGTGTGGAAAAGCAAAATTCTATCTGTGTTGGGAGAGAATGCTCAGGTAATTGTTGAAGTGATCCCCGAATTAGAGTGGATTATTGGTAAACAGCCTCCTGCAACTGAACTGTCGGGAAATGCTGCCCAAAATCGCTTCAACCTATTATTGCAGAAGTTTATCCAAGCTTTCACGATCAAAAAGCATCCCTTAGTAATCTTTCTCGATGACTTGCAATGGGCAGACTTGGCTTCACTCAAGTTAATGCAATTGCTAATGAGTGAAGCTGATACAAGCTATCTATTAATGATTGGTGCATATCGAGATAATGAGGTTTCAACAGCACATCCATTGATGTTGACCTTATCAGAAATCTGTAAGGCTGAAATCACAGTAAATACTATTAATCTGACTCCCCTCAATCAATCTGATTTAAATCAGCTGATTATCGATACTTTGAGTTATCCCATAGAGCTAGCACTGCCATTAACCCAACTAATCCATCAAAAAACTCAAGGTAATCCTTTCTTCACGACTCAATTTATCAAGTCTCTATATGAAGAAGGTCTAATAACCTTTGATTTAAATAATGCCTATTGGCAATGTGATATTTCTCAAGTCAAAGCTTTAGCCATCACCAATGATGTAGTAGAGTTCATAGCGCTACAACTACAAAAGTTCTCAGAAGCAACTAAGTTAGTGTTGAAGTTGGCTGCTTGTATTGGTAACCAATTTGATTTGGCAACATTGGCAATCATTTATCACAAGTCTGAAGCAGAGATAGCAGCAGATTTGTGGGAGCCACTCCAAGAAGGACTGGTCATTCCCACAAGTGAAGTTTACAAATTATTTCAAGATGATTCAAATGTTAGTAATTATGAGCAACTAGCAACTGGGAAAGAATTAACATTTACATACAGATTTTTACATGACCGAGTTCAGCAAGCAGCTTATCTACTGATTCCCGAAAATGAAAAACAATCAACACATCTCAAAATTGGTCAGTCGCTTTTGAGCAATGCTTCAGAATCAGAGTTAAAAGAGAATATTTTCAAGATTGTCAATCATTTGAATATTGGCAAATATTTAATTAGCTCTAAAATAGAACGGGAGCAACTCGCGCAATTAAATTTAATTGCTGGACGTAAAGCAAAATCTGCAACTGCTTATGTTGCTGCTACCAAATATATAACAACAGCAATAAAACTTTTGGCAGTAGATAGTTGGCAGAATCAGTATGAGTTGGCATTAACACTGCATTCAGAAATGGCCGAGTTAGCCTACCTCAATGGTGATTTTGAGGAAATGGAGCAATGGTTACAGGTATTACTGCAACATGGTAAACAGCTTCGAGATAAAGTCAAGGCTTATGAAGTCAGAATCTTGTCTCAGGTAGCCCAAAATAGAATGAGTGAAGCTGTACAAATGGGAATAGAAATTCTAAATTTATTAGGAGAAGAACTGCCCACACAGCCAACACCAGTAGATATTAATCATGCACTACAAGAAACACATTTAGCTTTAACAAAACAACCTATTGAAGATTTACTAGATTTACAATTAATGGTTGAACCGGACAAACTGGCTGCTATGAATATCATGACAACAATAGCCGCCCCTGTTTATATGGTAATGCCTGAACTTTATCCCTTAATATTAGCCAAGCAGATTAATTTATCCCTAAAATACGGCAATACTGCTACTTCTTTGTTTGGATATTTTGGTTATGGAGTAATTCTTTGTGGCGTTCTTGGAGATATTGAATTCGGCTATCAGTTAGGTCAACTAAGTCTAAAACTATTTGAGAAGTTGAATGCTAAAGAATTCACAGCTAAAGTATGTGTGGCGATTTACAGCACTCTATATCATTGTAAGCAGCATATTAGAGAAACTTTGTCTCCTTTGCAAACAGGCTACTCTAGTGGACTAGAAATAGGAGATTTAGAATACGCATCTTATAATGCACACGTTTATTTGTCTTATTCATATTTTAGTGGTCAAGAACTGTCTGCTTTAGCAGAGGAAATGGCAACTTATAGTCAGGGAGTCGCGCAACTTCAGCAAGAACCATCTTTACATAGAATTCAACTCTTTCAGCAGGTAGTACTTAACCTACTCTCAAAAACTCAAAATCCTTGTAGTTTAATTGGTGATGCTTACAATGAAGAAATCATGCTGCCACTTCATCAAGAGCGGAATGATCATAGCATGATTTATTACTTCTATATCAATAAACAGATTCTATATTATCTGTTTGCAGATTACATACAAGCTTTTGATCATGCAGAGAAAGCACATAACTTTTTACAAAATGCTGTAGGAAATTTTGCTGTTCCTATATTCTATTTTTATGATTCTTTAATTCAACTAATATTATATGCTAATGTCTCCCATAACGAACAAATAGATATCTTGAAACGGGTGGAAGCCAATCAGGAAAAAATGCAGAATTGGTCGCATCATGCTCCGATGAATTTCTTACATAAGTTTCAATTGGTTGAGGCAGAACGTTGTCGTGTTATTGGTGAATATGTTGAAGCAATAGAATTTTACGATCGCGCGATTTCAGGAGCTAAAAAAAATGAATATATCCAAGAAGAAGCCCTTGCTAATGAACTTGCTGCTAAATTCTATCTAGGATGGGGCAAAGAAAAGATTGCCCAAGTCTACCTAACTGAAGCTTATTACTGTTATGTCCGTTGGGGAGCATTAGCTAAACTGGATGATTTAGAAACACGCTACCCAGAATTACTGGCTCCGATAATTAAATCAAAAAATATTGTTTCTAATCCTGTTTTTAACTACAGCACAACCCTCACAACTCATATTTCTACTAGTAGCAGCGTTTCAGCAGCTTTAGATTTAGTGACAGTTATGAAAGCTTCGCAAGCTTTTACTAGTGAAATTAAATTAGATAAGCTACTTTCCATATTGATGCAAGTTGTAATGGAAAATGCAGGCTCTGAAAAATGTAAGCTCATTTTACTTAAAAATGACGCTTTGTTTATAGAAGCAATGGCCGTATTTGGGGAAGAAACTATTTTAGAGTCTATACCTGTTGAGCAAAGTCAGGATATTCCAATCACCTTGATCAACTATGTATATCGCACGCGCACAACTTTAGTATTTGACGATGGAAAATTACAGCCTGCTTTTGCTGCTGATTCTTATATTATCCGTCACCAACCTAAAAGTATTTTATGTACTCCCATCCTTAACCAAGGAAAACTGATTGGTCTACTGTATCTAGAAAATAATTTAACGGTAGGAGCATTTACAAGCGATCGCGTGGAAGTTTTGCGTTTATTATGTGTCCAAGCTGCTATCTCTTTAGAAAATGCCCAGCTTTATCAAAACTTACTGCAATCTGAAGCTAGAGAGCGAGAAAAAGCCTCTGAGTTAGAAAGATATCTGCAACAACTCCAACAAGCACAATTACAACTTGTACAAAATGAAAAAATGGCTACTTTGGGTAACTTAGTCGCCGGGGTTGCTCATGAAATTAACAATCCCCTTGGCTTCATTTCTGGAAGCCTTAATAATGCTGAAGATTTTGTAAAAGATTTGATTCATCACCTAAAAATCTATCAACAACACTACCCCAATCCTGTACCAGCTATTCAAGAAAACGCCGAAGAAATTGACTTAGAGTTTCTCACACAAGACTTACCAAAGCTAATTAGCTCAATGAAATTGGGAACCGGACGCATTCGTAATATTAGTACTAGCTTACGTACTTTTTCACGGGCTGATACTCTAGAAAAAGTTGCCTGTAATATCCATGAAGGTATTGAAAGTACGCTATTAATCCTCAAATATCGTTTGAAAGCTAACGAGCAACGTCCTGCAATTGAAGTCATTCAAAAATATAGTAAGCTACCACCTGTTAAATGTTTCCTTGGGCAACTCAACCAAGTATTTATGAATATTATCGCCAATGCTATTGACATATTAGATGAGGTAAGTCTCAAGCATTCTTTTGATGAACTC
- a CDS encoding alpha/beta hydrolase, producing the protein MKRFLKYLSLGLLSTVLTATPGLGADRISFYYPPFGEFSLSVNSLEKFAKEGKIDEDFSFYASRATPEQLAQLRDLLQQRFNVTPTLVSQVTYSPVGEQVMQRLGTLLLTGSRKNGFYAIRAALILAAADKDGLTVVNLLRKFPTDTVRVNFTEGLKIVDDLSQLLKKRDEVVAFIQKKSTAQAANYNVNFAKQLDLRSPGKFRWQKKSLELNDISRNRRLPIDIYLPEAAPQSQENTSSPPFPLVVISHGIGSDRYSFVYLAKHLASYGFAVVVLEHPGSNAERFQQYFAGLAEPPEPREFINRPLDIKFLLNELQRLDNIDPTLKGKLNFQQVGAIGQSFGGYTVLALAGAKINFSQLFRDCYPNNSLNLSLLLQCQATELTQENYGLKDDRIKSVIAINPVDSSVFGESGISQIKLPVMLVSGSQDIVAPTVPEQIRPFTWLSNSNKYLVLIENATHFTAIEESPSDNGALPVPPALLGPNATPAYSYLNALSVAFLETHLLNRSEYRSYLQPSYAQYISKAPLNLSILQSLTTAQFNQVWDEPIPQAAK; encoded by the coding sequence ATGAAAAGATTTCTGAAATACCTGAGTTTAGGTCTGCTATCTACTGTTTTGACTGCAACTCCCGGACTAGGGGCCGATCGCATCAGCTTTTATTACCCTCCCTTTGGAGAATTTTCTTTATCAGTTAACTCGCTGGAAAAGTTTGCCAAAGAAGGCAAAATCGATGAAGACTTTTCCTTTTATGCTAGCCGTGCTACTCCCGAACAACTCGCTCAACTACGGGATTTACTCCAGCAGCGGTTCAATGTCACTCCTACCTTGGTGTCTCAGGTTACCTACTCACCTGTAGGCGAACAGGTGATGCAACGTCTAGGAACATTACTCCTCACTGGCTCGCGAAAAAACGGTTTCTATGCCATACGTGCTGCTTTGATTTTGGCTGCTGCCGATAAAGATGGCTTAACAGTTGTGAATTTACTGCGTAAGTTTCCCACCGATACTGTGCGGGTGAATTTCACAGAGGGTTTAAAGATAGTTGATGATTTGTCGCAATTGCTCAAAAAAAGAGATGAGGTTGTGGCTTTTATTCAAAAAAAATCGACTGCCCAAGCAGCTAATTACAACGTTAACTTTGCCAAACAGCTAGATTTGCGATCGCCTGGGAAATTCCGTTGGCAGAAAAAAAGCCTAGAGTTAAACGACATTTCTCGCAATCGTCGTCTACCAATAGATATATATTTACCTGAAGCAGCTCCTCAAAGCCAGGAAAATACCTCTTCGCCGCCTTTTCCCCTAGTTGTGATTTCTCATGGCATCGGCTCAGACCGTTATAGCTTTGTCTACTTAGCTAAACATCTAGCATCCTATGGTTTTGCTGTTGTTGTACTAGAACACCCTGGTAGCAATGCCGAACGCTTTCAGCAATATTTTGCAGGTTTAGCAGAACCGCCAGAACCTAGGGAATTTATCAACCGACCTTTAGATATTAAGTTTCTCCTCAATGAACTTCAGCGTCTAGACAACATTGATCCTACCCTCAAAGGTAAACTCAATTTCCAGCAAGTCGGTGCGATCGGTCAGTCGTTCGGTGGTTATACCGTTTTGGCTTTAGCAGGAGCAAAGATTAACTTTAGCCAACTTTTCCGGGACTGTTATCCCAACAATTCACTTAATTTATCACTGCTTTTACAGTGTCAAGCAACCGAGTTAACCCAAGAAAATTACGGACTCAAAGACGATCGCATTAAAAGTGTCATAGCGATTAATCCTGTTGACAGTTCTGTTTTTGGCGAAAGTGGCATTAGTCAAATTAAACTTCCTGTAATGTTAGTTTCAGGTAGTCAAGATATTGTCGCTCCAACCGTACCGGAACAAATTCGCCCCTTTACTTGGCTTTCAAATTCCAACAAGTATTTAGTCTTGATTGAAAACGCTACCCACTTTACTGCTATTGAGGAATCTCCATCAGACAATGGTGCTTTACCTGTACCACCCGCTTTACTTGGCCCCAATGCTACTCCTGCATATTCCTATCTCAATGCCCTAAGCGTGGCATTCTTAGAAACCCATCTTCTCAACCGTTCCGAATACCGCTCTTATTTGCAGCCATCCTACGCTCAATATATTAGTAAAGCTCCGCTCAACCTGAGTATTTTACAGTCGTTGACAACAGCTCAGTTCAATCAAGTCTGGGATGAGCCAATACCACAAGCAGCTAAATAG
- a CDS encoding DUF2382 domain-containing protein: protein MALYKLGDFEPNYKDTFEGHDIKGLGVYTEGSDEKIGSVSDVLVDDEGHFRYLVVDLGFWIFGKKVLLPIGRSRVDYNVDRVYVVGLTREQAEDLPEFNERLALDYDYEERVRGVYRQPRDYRTTDASLPLDTATPVDSPAIGTAYQPTPAPTYNRDSYRYDHEPSLFGLNEQNHQTLRLYEERLVANKRRQKTGEVAVGKHVETETARVTVPVERERVVIERTTPVDAGTAVTPGEANFREGEVARIEIHEETADIRKEAFVREEVNVRKVVDQDTVEAKETIRREELDINAPGLPIEER from the coding sequence ATGGCTCTTTACAAACTTGGCGATTTTGAACCTAATTACAAAGATACTTTTGAAGGTCACGATATCAAAGGGCTTGGAGTATATACAGAAGGCTCTGACGAAAAAATTGGCAGCGTCAGTGATGTTTTAGTTGATGATGAAGGTCATTTCCGCTATCTAGTTGTTGACTTAGGCTTCTGGATTTTTGGCAAGAAAGTCTTGCTACCAATTGGTCGTTCACGCGTTGACTATAACGTCGATCGCGTTTATGTTGTAGGCTTGACCAGAGAGCAAGCTGAAGATTTACCTGAGTTCAATGAACGCCTAGCGCTAGACTATGACTACGAAGAACGGGTGCGTGGAGTATATCGTCAACCCAGAGACTACAGAACTACAGATGCATCATTACCGTTAGATACCGCAACACCTGTGGATAGTCCAGCAATAGGTACAGCCTATCAGCCCACCCCTGCACCTACCTACAATCGTGATAGCTACAGATACGACCATGAGCCTTCTTTGTTCGGGTTAAATGAACAAAATCATCAAACCCTGAGATTATATGAAGAACGGCTAGTAGCTAATAAAAGACGTCAAAAAACTGGAGAAGTCGCAGTTGGCAAGCACGTTGAAACTGAAACTGCGCGGGTTACAGTACCTGTAGAAAGAGAGCGAGTTGTAATTGAGCGTACAACACCAGTAGATGCTGGTACTGCTGTTACTCCAGGCGAAGCTAACTTTCGTGAAGGCGAAGTTGCTCGTATAGAAATTCATGAAGAAACAGCTGATATTCGCAAAGAAGCATTTGTGCGTGAAGAAGTAAATGTGAGAAAAGTCGTAGACCAAGACACAGTTGAGGCTAAAGAAACAATACGTCGCGAAGAGTTAGACATAAATGCTCCTGGTCTTCCTATTGAAGAGCGCTAA
- a CDS encoding DUF2382 domain-containing protein, translating into MNSQVMAKNIKQTNSTERTRALLENLRTKVKYFVVFDRQGRLVGEVQDLIVDASGQLNLVISKKANLQVAEQRNFTGKSPLLLLQSQKIKKIDKSAKSVFIEIDQSEIEYMPEYSETATPGDQNLSMNSTELPTNGQITNSSVELSEDVGEEKIIRLLEERLLIDNKKRRVGEVIVRKEIETRMVEVPVRREKLIVEQVSPEHKQLAEIDLGQGEISGIELTESERLQLTNFAGSLTVNGEFSSPKIASLLLNAIALERNHGCKQVRVTITVEDESQQKRYQEWFDRCSKGQTPKPEK; encoded by the coding sequence ATGAATAGCCAAGTGATGGCAAAAAACATTAAACAGACAAACTCCACGGAGCGCACTAGAGCTTTACTAGAAAACTTGCGGACAAAAGTAAAGTATTTTGTTGTATTCGATAGGCAAGGCCGATTAGTAGGCGAAGTTCAAGATTTAATTGTGGATGCTAGTGGTCAGCTAAACTTAGTTATATCTAAAAAAGCAAACCTGCAAGTTGCAGAGCAGAGAAATTTCACAGGCAAATCTCCTTTACTCCTATTACAAAGCCAGAAAATAAAAAAAATTGACAAGTCGGCTAAATCTGTTTTCATAGAAATAGACCAATCAGAAATAGAGTATATGCCTGAATATTCAGAAACAGCAACACCAGGCGACCAAAACCTATCAATGAACTCAACTGAGCTACCAACTAATGGTCAAATTACAAATAGCTCAGTTGAGCTTTCAGAAGATGTAGGTGAAGAAAAGATTATTCGTTTATTAGAAGAACGACTACTAATTGATAATAAAAAGCGAAGAGTTGGTGAAGTTATTGTTCGCAAAGAAATCGAAACCCGGATGGTAGAAGTTCCTGTCCGGCGTGAAAAACTGATTGTGGAACAAGTCAGCCCAGAACACAAGCAACTTGCAGAAATTGATTTAGGACAAGGCGAAATTTCTGGGATTGAGTTGACTGAATCGGAAAGGCTTCAATTGACAAATTTTGCTGGTAGTTTAACAGTGAACGGTGAATTTAGTTCACCTAAAATAGCTAGCTTATTATTGAATGCGATCGCCCTAGAACGTAATCATGGATGCAAGCAGGTGCGAGTGACGATTACTGTTGAGGATGAATCACAGCAGAAAAGATACCAGGAGTGGTTTGACCGCTGTTCTAAAGGTCAAACCCCTAAGCCAGAGAAATAA
- a CDS encoding ion channel, whose product MKFRLKRLLQKQREFLIPLVHIKLQNGQFEILGLGVWYSYWRDPYHLLLTLPWAGFLALIALLYVATNALFALAYLAGGDCIENARPGDFLDAFFFSVQTLASIGYGAMYPKTTYANTIVTVEAMAGLVGIAVMTGLAFARFSRPTARVMFSRVAVITPHEGVPTLMFRAANQRRNQVLEAQMRVYLMRDEVSLEGLFLRRFHDLRLLRSQTPSFVLTWVAMHPIDEYSPLYGMTPESLTQTNTTIVISLSGIDETVAQVVHARHSYSADEILWNYRFVDIMHYTNEGHRYIDYSHFHDILPLD is encoded by the coding sequence ATGAAATTTCGACTGAAGAGACTTTTACAGAAGCAACGAGAGTTTTTGATCCCGCTAGTTCATATTAAGTTACAGAATGGACAATTTGAAATTCTGGGTCTGGGTGTGTGGTATTCCTACTGGCGTGATCCTTACCATCTGCTGCTAACGCTTCCTTGGGCTGGCTTTCTGGCACTCATAGCTCTTTTGTATGTAGCAACTAATGCTCTGTTTGCCTTAGCTTACTTAGCAGGAGGAGACTGCATCGAAAATGCTCGACCAGGCGATTTTTTAGATGCCTTTTTCTTCAGTGTGCAAACTTTGGCATCCATTGGCTATGGTGCAATGTATCCTAAAACAACCTATGCCAATACTATTGTCACGGTTGAAGCGATGGCAGGTTTGGTGGGAATTGCAGTAATGACAGGATTAGCATTTGCTAGGTTCTCCCGACCGACCGCCCGTGTGATGTTTAGCCGTGTAGCAGTAATTACACCTCATGAGGGAGTGCCAACCCTGATGTTTCGTGCAGCTAACCAACGTCGCAACCAAGTATTAGAAGCACAGATGCGCGTGTACTTGATGCGTGACGAAGTGAGCTTAGAAGGACTGTTCCTGCGTCGCTTCCATGACCTGAGACTTTTGAGGAGTCAAACACCTAGCTTTGTATTAACCTGGGTAGCCATGCATCCCATTGATGAATATAGTCCTTTGTATGGGATGACACCTGAATCGTTAACCCAGACAAATACCACTATTGTGATCTCGCTAAGTGGCATTGATGAAACAGTTGCACAGGTTGTTCATGCTCGTCATAGCTATAGTGCTGATGAAATTCTATGGAACTATCGGTTTGTTGATATTATGCACTACACAAATGAAGGGCATCGCTACATTGACTACAGCCACTTCCACGATATTTTGCCCTTAGATTAG
- a CDS encoding DUF2382 domain-containing protein, with translation MPLHRLEEFDPNYRETFGGDDVKALDVYTEGDIKIGSVADALVDQDGKFRYLVIDTSLDSVSKKILLPIGLSHINYQARRVYVDGLSKEQIERLPDHQENTIVDNDYEENIRSVFRSPTSNVKYDRETYNYQQEPALYDLNEQYHQTFRLYEERLIANKHRIKTGEVAVGKHIETETARVAVPIQKERVVIERVSPTEAGTFVDPNDLKFQEGEVARIEVYEETPEIRKEAFVREEVRVKKVVEQDTVEAQDTIRREELDVGTVGDLRVRETGTTTHEAI, from the coding sequence ATGCCTCTTCACAGACTCGAAGAATTTGACCCAAACTATCGAGAAACATTTGGCGGAGATGATGTTAAAGCGTTAGATGTCTATACTGAAGGTGATATTAAGATAGGCTCAGTTGCTGATGCTTTAGTTGACCAAGACGGTAAATTTCGTTACCTAGTTATTGATACAAGCCTAGATTCTGTTAGTAAAAAAATATTACTACCAATTGGCCTTTCTCATATCAATTATCAGGCGAGACGCGTCTATGTCGATGGATTGAGCAAAGAGCAAATAGAACGTTTACCTGATCATCAAGAAAACACGATCGTAGATAATGATTACGAAGAAAATATACGTAGTGTATTTCGCTCTCCAACCAGCAATGTGAAATATGATCGCGAGACGTACAATTATCAGCAAGAGCCAGCTTTATACGATTTGAATGAGCAATATCATCAAACTTTCAGATTGTATGAAGAAAGATTAATCGCCAACAAACACCGCATTAAAACTGGAGAAGTAGCAGTTGGTAAACATATTGAAACAGAAACTGCACGGGTTGCAGTACCTATCCAAAAAGAACGTGTTGTGATTGAGCGTGTTTCCCCAACAGAAGCAGGAACATTTGTAGATCCTAACGATCTTAAGTTTCAAGAAGGAGAAGTAGCACGCATAGAAGTGTACGAAGAAACACCAGAAATTCGTAAAGAAGCTTTTGTACGCGAAGAAGTGCGAGTCAAGAAAGTTGTAGAACAAGATACGGTAGAAGCACAAGACACAATTCGTCGAGAAGAGTTAGATGTAGGAACAGTCGGCGATTTACGTGTACGAGAAACTGGTACAACTACACATGAAGCTATTTAA